From Paenibacillus sp. PK3_47, the proteins below share one genomic window:
- a CDS encoding IseA DL-endopeptidase inhibitor family protein: MSKKKWMVGSLALAMGLVSAGGGAMAASPFTGSSAVRTVAASLPGQEGPATINNLTARSVIPLVVHAKKLYDYSHKGGNTFQPEVFQYKGTEYRYLSSDLGTKQQLMNYIKRGFTHNAAAFYVQTQFLEQNGRMAQVNADLGNQLDYGKATARMLSKTATAAVFELSVPQAGGQGDKQLFEVKLKKVNGYWRIDMSPDTLF, translated from the coding sequence ATGAGCAAAAAGAAATGGATGGTTGGTTCGTTAGCCCTGGCTATGGGGCTGGTGTCTGCAGGGGGCGGGGCAATGGCGGCTTCGCCGTTTACAGGGAGCAGTGCGGTGAGAACTGTGGCTGCATCCTTGCCGGGACAAGAGGGTCCTGCAACGATCAATAACCTGACAGCAAGAAGCGTTATTCCGCTGGTGGTGCATGCCAAGAAGCTGTATGATTATTCGCATAAGGGAGGGAATACGTTCCAGCCGGAAGTTTTTCAATATAAAGGAACGGAATACCGCTACCTCTCCAGTGACCTCGGCACGAAACAGCAGCTGATGAATTACATAAAAAGAGGCTTTACCCACAACGCCGCTGCTTTTTATGTGCAGACACAGTTCCTGGAGCAGAACGGAAGAATGGCTCAGGTTAACGCCGATTTAGGCAATCAGCTGGATTACGGCAAAGCCACGGCAAGAATGCTGTCCAAGACTGCAACTGCTGCCGTATTTGAGCTGAGTGTGCCGCAAGCCGGAGGCCAAGGGGATAAACAGCTGTTCGAAGTTAAGCTTAAGAAGGTGAACGGGTACTGGAGAATCGATATGTCGCCGGATACCCTTTTCTAA
- a CDS encoding PDZ domain-containing protein: MTDLLMSWGTAVIHLLIQPYYYIALIFIALYYRRQVLLERKLIHVKLHSWGRETWRTAWSGLVVGLPVSLAAVALGVSLPAAAVGCIWVTSLVLMLFRVRYLCFAYSIGVLGIVQFVLNFFPESGQSGFLGTAIGALRGMDIPALLILAGLLHLAEALLARWQGARLATPLFLAGKRGKVVGGYRLEAFWPLPLFLLIPAGTGTGDLPWQPLLGGGLGVVSLPVIIGFSGMTQSMLPERKAARTAGQLLIYSSVLLGLAALAAWWSPLTLVAALAALLLHEGLSWYSALQERSLSPIFVHPPAGRKVLAVLPGSPAQEMGILPGEILLKVNGVLLTEAAQLHEALRMNPAFCKLEVQNRAGESKYLQRPIYDGDHHQLGMILVPDPDGLVTAEAKPSNIFSIIGMKTGTRSRSLPPTSLSRTKPAAGDTKQEPAGS, from the coding sequence ATGACAGATCTGCTAATGAGCTGGGGGACAGCAGTCATACATCTGCTGATCCAGCCCTATTACTATATTGCACTAATCTTTATTGCATTGTATTACAGAAGGCAGGTGCTGCTGGAGCGGAAGCTGATCCATGTCAAGCTGCACAGCTGGGGGCGCGAGACCTGGCGTACCGCGTGGAGCGGCCTGGTTGTCGGCCTTCCGGTATCGCTGGCTGCGGTGGCGCTGGGCGTATCGCTTCCGGCTGCCGCAGTCGGCTGCATCTGGGTGACCAGCCTGGTATTAATGTTATTCCGCGTGCGGTATCTGTGCTTCGCGTATTCGATAGGCGTGCTGGGCATTGTACAGTTTGTGCTGAATTTCTTCCCGGAATCCGGGCAGAGCGGCTTCCTCGGCACTGCCATAGGTGCGCTGCGCGGGATGGACATCCCCGCGCTGCTGATCCTTGCCGGGCTGCTCCATCTCGCGGAGGCGCTGCTTGCGCGCTGGCAGGGCGCGCGCCTGGCCACGCCGCTCTTCCTCGCCGGGAAGCGCGGCAAGGTCGTCGGCGGCTACAGGCTGGAAGCCTTCTGGCCGCTGCCGCTGTTCCTGCTGATTCCCGCCGGAACGGGAACCGGCGACCTGCCATGGCAGCCGCTGCTGGGCGGCGGGCTTGGCGTGGTGTCCCTGCCGGTCATCATCGGCTTTAGCGGGATGACCCAGAGCATGCTTCCAGAGCGCAAGGCGGCCCGCACAGCCGGACAGCTGCTGATTTACAGCAGCGTCCTGCTGGGCCTCGCCGCACTTGCCGCCTGGTGGAGCCCGCTGACGCTGGTCGCGGCGCTCGCAGCTCTTCTGCTGCACGAAGGGCTCAGCTGGTACAGCGCTCTGCAGGAGCGCAGCCTGAGCCCCATCTTCGTGCATCCCCCGGCCGGCCGCAAGGTGCTGGCCGTGCTGCCGGGCAGCCCCGCCCAGGAGATGGGCATCCTGCCGGGCGAGATCCTGCTGAAGGTCAACGGGGTCCTGTTGACCGAAGCTGCGCAGCTGCATGAGGCGCTGCGCATGAACCCGGCGTTCTGCAAGCTGGAGGTGCAGAACCGGGCGGGCGAGAGCAAGTATCTGCAGCGCCCGATTTATGACGGCGATCATCACCAGCTCGGCATGATCCTGGTGCCGGACCCCGACGGTCTGGTGACAGCCGAGGCGAAGCCGTCCAACATCTTCAGCATCATCGGTATGAAGACGGGAACACGCAGCCGCAGCCTGCCGCCGACCAGCCTCAGCCGGACCAAGCCGGCTGCCGGGGACACGAAACAGGAGCCGGCCGGAAGCTGA
- the pilM gene encoding pilus assembly protein PilM, producing the protein MLGLQNPAAGLAIEQTGIRYISLKNKKSWEVRKKRYLPLPPGMIVENQIADSEALLASVKQWVKKEGLRGSRVALSIPPSQIIIRKMSIPSTNPKQVEQLVKLEVETGLHLPFESPVYDYVTIEVDEENSHLLVFAAPRKPIQDYIDVLEGAGLRVGSVEIAATALARGLTLGQHAGFEETMVINVERSVLDVYMFRGGNPVFIRTINQGDLNSGIQPAFHPDRGYAKEAAAASEFTEDLLTTGQIVEITAEISRMLNFYQYSLHDGSTRIQNVLIAGPRHIRNQLYEELNQSLTELEVSTTGLEQLADGGISDPELNDYRVAAGAALRSSQLLTIDLLPREDREAVLFPYIAVALVGIWLLGAIGTGIFYAADKGQIANNEQQIQGAQDRSLMLQAELAKLNGTSGQLNRRAAINEILTYKMNIVSVLNELAYGLPPGSLLRNINYTYRTSIDLTVRVASMEEASMYLANLRKMSFTSSAEIQKLTEGDTAAESAGGAGAYGAYTAVYHVNLVKVAGSNGTAGEGEGQNAAGEEDGSGTNQ; encoded by the coding sequence ATGCTTGGACTTCAGAATCCTGCGGCCGGTCTTGCGATTGAGCAGACGGGAATCCGCTACATCAGCTTAAAGAACAAAAAGTCATGGGAAGTCCGCAAAAAGCGTTACCTTCCTCTTCCGCCGGGCATGATCGTGGAAAATCAGATTGCCGACAGCGAAGCGCTGCTTGCGAGCGTCAAGCAGTGGGTGAAAAAGGAAGGGCTGCGCGGCAGCCGGGTCGCCCTTTCCATTCCGCCGTCACAGATCATCATCCGCAAAATGAGTATCCCCAGCACGAACCCGAAGCAGGTGGAGCAGCTGGTGAAGCTGGAAGTGGAGACGGGGCTGCATCTGCCTTTTGAGAGCCCGGTCTATGATTATGTCACGATCGAGGTCGATGAGGAGAACAGCCATTTACTGGTGTTCGCTGCGCCCCGCAAGCCGATTCAGGATTATATAGATGTCCTGGAAGGTGCAGGCCTGCGCGTAGGCAGTGTGGAGATTGCCGCGACCGCTCTTGCCCGCGGCCTGACGCTTGGCCAGCATGCCGGGTTCGAGGAAACCATGGTCATCAACGTCGAGCGTTCAGTCCTGGATGTCTATATGTTCCGCGGCGGCAACCCGGTATTTATCCGGACCATCAACCAGGGTGACCTGAACAGTGGAATTCAGCCTGCTTTTCATCCGGATAGAGGGTATGCGAAGGAAGCGGCGGCAGCCTCCGAATTTACTGAGGATTTGCTGACGACGGGACAGATCGTAGAGATCACCGCCGAGATTTCCCGGATGCTGAACTTTTACCAATACAGTCTTCATGACGGGAGCACAAGAATTCAGAACGTGCTGATCGCTGGCCCGCGGCATATCCGTAACCAGCTGTATGAGGAATTAAATCAGTCCTTAACAGAGCTCGAGGTATCCACGACCGGACTGGAGCAGCTTGCGGACGGCGGCATTTCCGACCCTGAGCTGAATGATTACCGGGTTGCGGCAGGTGCGGCGCTGCGAAGCAGCCAGCTTCTGACGATCGACCTGCTGCCCCGGGAAGACCGCGAGGCTGTCCTGTTCCCTTACATCGCAGTCGCACTGGTTGGAATCTGGCTGCTCGGTGCGATAGGAACCGGTATTTTTTATGCAGCGGATAAAGGACAAATCGCCAATAATGAGCAGCAGATTCAGGGGGCACAGGACCGTTCCCTGATGCTGCAGGCTGAACTTGCTAAGTTAAACGGAACATCGGGGCAGCTGAACAGAAGAGCGGCCATCAATGAAATTCTTACGTATAAAATGAATATCGTGTCCGTGCTGAACGAACTGGCCTACGGTTTGCCGCCGGGCAGCCTGCTGCGGAACATTAATTATACGTACCGCACCTCCATCGATCTTACGGTAAGAGTTGCTAGCATGGAGGAGGCCTCCATGTATTTGGCTAACCTGCGGAAGATGTCCTTTACCTCAAGCGCCGAGATCCAGAAGCTGACGGAAGGGGATACTGCAGCCGAGTCGGCGGGAGGAGCCGGTGCTTACGGAGCCTACACTGCAGTTTATCATGTGAATCTGGTGAAAGTTGCAGGCAGTAACGGAACGGCTGGCGAAGGCGAAGGCCAAAATGCCGCTGGAGAGGAGGATGGCAGTGGAACAAATCAATAA
- a CDS encoding VanW family protein codes for MKKIHAALIAAAALLLAGSLLAGGLYIYGSRQTLPEGTVIAGWEIGGMEFAEVRSGLDSRLESLESLPLVLKAEGSADLTLTLKQAGFTYEAEDFLRGLNELADGSLYDRIRARRTFARSWNIGVHLETGQLKGRLGPDWENETFGIPIDAERRITADDRVVYTKETTSFQVDWQQLELLLRTAMPGSLSAATTGTGQSATITLEVPLTVKEPAVTLKALQDQGIERKITQFSTSLGVSGPGRTFNVEAAAKAVNGTILPPGAVFDYGKAIEKAQARYGFREAPVIVDGKLTPGTGGGICQVSSTLYNAAIRTGLEIVERRNHSLPVNYLPKGQDATFAQGYINFRFRNNTGKYLIIKAAVQGRTLTVKLFGTFPRNVTYSVQSRTVEVLPPADKYVSDPSLPRGGTRVLQKGKTGYVVETYITRYVDGKEVEKKKLSRDVYYAQKRVIAINRGGMSQTVQPQPTQKPLIEDGVRGG; via the coding sequence ATGAAAAAAATCCATGCCGCCCTCATCGCAGCCGCCGCCCTTCTCCTGGCCGGCTCGCTGCTTGCCGGCGGACTGTACATATACGGAAGCCGGCAGACGCTGCCGGAAGGCACCGTCATTGCAGGCTGGGAAATCGGCGGAATGGAATTTGCCGAAGTCCGCAGCGGACTGGATAGTCGGCTGGAGTCGCTGGAGTCGCTTCCGCTTGTCCTGAAGGCGGAAGGAAGCGCAGACCTTACCCTCACCCTGAAGCAGGCCGGATTCACCTATGAAGCAGAGGACTTCCTCCGCGGATTGAATGAGCTTGCAGATGGCAGCCTGTATGACCGGATCCGGGCACGGAGAACCTTTGCACGCAGCTGGAATATCGGTGTCCATCTGGAAACCGGGCAGCTGAAAGGCAGGCTGGGCCCGGACTGGGAGAATGAAACGTTCGGCATCCCTATAGATGCTGAGCGGCGCATTACAGCGGATGACCGTGTAGTCTATACAAAGGAAACGACCTCTTTTCAAGTGGATTGGCAGCAGCTGGAGTTGCTCCTTCGGACGGCTATGCCAGGCAGCTTAAGTGCAGCCACTACAGGCACAGGGCAGTCTGCAACGATTACGCTGGAAGTCCCCCTGACTGTGAAGGAGCCTGCTGTCACCCTTAAAGCGCTGCAGGACCAGGGGATCGAGCGAAAAATAACACAGTTCAGCACCTCGCTCGGCGTTAGCGGCCCCGGACGGACTTTTAATGTCGAAGCCGCAGCCAAAGCCGTAAACGGGACGATCCTGCCGCCGGGGGCTGTCTTTGATTACGGCAAAGCCATTGAAAAAGCTCAGGCCCGATACGGATTCCGGGAAGCGCCGGTCATTGTGGACGGCAAGCTTACGCCCGGCACAGGCGGCGGCATCTGCCAGGTCTCCAGTACACTGTATAATGCCGCCATCCGAACCGGTTTGGAGATCGTAGAGCGCCGGAATCATTCCCTGCCGGTCAATTATCTGCCCAAGGGCCAGGACGCCACTTTTGCCCAAGGCTACATTAACTTCCGCTTCCGTAATAACACCGGCAAATATCTGATTATCAAAGCAGCTGTCCAGGGACGGACGTTAACCGTCAAGCTGTTCGGCACTTTTCCCAGAAATGTAACCTACTCCGTCCAGTCGCGGACTGTCGAAGTGCTGCCGCCCGCCGATAAGTATGTAAGTGATCCTTCCCTGCCTCGCGGCGGCACACGGGTGCTTCAGAAGGGCAAAACCGGTTACGTGGTCGAGACCTACATTACCCGCTATGTTGACGGTAAAGAAGTGGAGAAGAAAAAACTCTCCCGGGACGTATACTACGCCCAAAAACGGGTCATCGCCATTAACCGCGGAGGCATGAGCCAGACCGTCCAGCCACAGCCCACGCAAAAACCGCTGATAGAGGACGGGGTCCGTGGAGGCTGA
- a CDS encoding S41 family peptidase: protein MLKKSTAAFMIVAALLCGSLLTLGVTGYAHVFGQAAGEGLAAVLQTGGLQDKESQKLGTALSLIEGNYIETVDRDKLIDGAINGMMEALGDPYSNYMGKETAAQFEESIEGSFSGIGAEVSSDNGKVVVVSPIKGSPAEKAGIQAKDVILSVNGESLEGLELNAAVAKIRGPKGSEATLQIQRTGSAEPLKFVIKRDDVRLETVYGAMEKDGIGVIEVTQFSQNTGERFKEELANLEKKGMKGLVIDVRNDPGGVLPIVIEMAEQFVPSGKTIVQVENKDKSREISTSKGSKKDYPVVVLMNKGSASASEILAGALQQSAGAKLIGEHSFGKGTVQTSFDKQLGDGSLLKITIAKWLTPDGTWIHGKGIEPDIAVSQPDYFSVAPINKSVTLQFNMNSTDVKNAQVMLDGLGYKPGRKDGYFDTGTKNAVKKFQSESKLQTTGIIDAKTAEALELALIKVIQDPANDNQRNKGIAELQKEIQQAASNK, encoded by the coding sequence ATGTTAAAGAAAAGCACAGCGGCCTTTATGATTGTCGCCGCCTTGCTGTGCGGCAGCCTGCTGACCCTGGGTGTGACCGGATATGCGCATGTTTTTGGACAAGCTGCGGGTGAGGGGCTGGCAGCAGTGCTGCAGACCGGAGGCCTGCAGGATAAGGAATCGCAGAAGCTTGGAACCGCACTGAGTCTGATCGAAGGCAATTATATTGAGACTGTGGACCGGGACAAGCTGATAGACGGTGCTATCAACGGTATGATGGAAGCGCTGGGTGACCCTTATTCCAACTATATGGGCAAAGAGACGGCTGCACAATTCGAGGAGAGCATCGAAGGCTCCTTCTCGGGAATTGGCGCCGAGGTCTCCTCAGATAACGGCAAAGTTGTTGTTGTATCCCCGATCAAAGGCTCACCTGCCGAGAAAGCCGGCATCCAGGCCAAGGATGTTATTCTGTCGGTCAACGGGGAATCCCTGGAGGGGCTGGAGCTGAATGCCGCAGTCGCCAAAATCCGCGGCCCCAAGGGCAGTGAAGCGACACTGCAAATTCAGCGTACCGGTTCTGCAGAACCGCTCAAATTTGTCATCAAGCGAGATGATGTAAGGCTTGAGACGGTATATGGGGCGATGGAGAAGGACGGGATCGGCGTCATCGAAGTGACCCAGTTCTCCCAGAATACCGGTGAGCGCTTTAAGGAAGAGCTGGCTAATCTGGAGAAGAAGGGCATGAAGGGGCTTGTTATCGATGTCCGCAATGATCCCGGCGGCGTGCTGCCGATTGTCATTGAGATGGCGGAACAGTTCGTACCTTCGGGCAAAACCATTGTCCAGGTAGAGAACAAGGACAAGTCGCGCGAGATCAGCACCTCCAAAGGCTCGAAGAAGGATTATCCGGTCGTTGTGCTGATGAACAAAGGCAGCGCCAGCGCATCGGAGATTCTGGCCGGAGCACTGCAGCAGTCGGCGGGAGCCAAGCTGATCGGTGAGCATTCCTTTGGTAAAGGCACGGTGCAGACCAGCTTCGACAAGCAGCTCGGTGACGGAAGCCTGCTGAAAATTACGATTGCCAAATGGCTGACGCCGGACGGTACATGGATTCACGGTAAAGGCATCGAGCCGGATATCGCCGTGTCCCAGCCGGATTATTTCTCGGTAGCACCGATTAACAAAAGTGTGACGCTGCAGTTCAATATGAACAGTACAGACGTGAAGAATGCCCAGGTTATGCTGGACGGTCTGGGTTACAAGCCCGGCCGCAAGGACGGATATTTCGATACCGGCACGAAGAATGCGGTCAAGAAATTCCAGAGTGAATCCAAGCTGCAGACGACAGGTATTATTGACGCCAAGACCGCGGAAGCGCTGGAACTGGCGTTGATCAAGGTCATTCAGGACCCGGCCAATGACAACCAGCGGAACAAGGGAATCGCAGAGCTGCAGAAGGAGATCCAACAAGCAGCGTCGAACAAGTAA
- a CDS encoding CBS domain-containing protein, with product MSTISVSGLSAILRSAPSVSLSHTCRETLRVMFQHPESKCIVVCNPSDEPAGLLMSERFFLKATGRKGTGHFYRESVTKLMNRAPLTADIYAPLASLYEEAMRRPDVMKNDCIIITDKGKFTGVVYPSDLRDSICQLP from the coding sequence ATGAGCACAATATCTGTCTCCGGGTTATCTGCAATTCTGCGCAGCGCCCCATCCGTATCCCTTTCCCATACCTGCCGTGAAACCCTGCGCGTCATGTTCCAGCATCCGGAGTCCAAATGCATTGTGGTCTGCAACCCGTCGGACGAGCCGGCAGGACTGCTGATGAGCGAACGTTTCTTTTTAAAGGCCACCGGACGGAAGGGTACTGGGCACTTTTACAGGGAATCTGTAACGAAGCTGATGAACCGTGCACCGCTGACTGCAGACATTTATGCCCCGCTTGCCTCTTTATACGAAGAAGCGATGAGACGTCCGGATGTCATGAAGAATGATTGCATAATAATTACGGATAAAGGTAAATTCACCGGAGTCGTCTATCCTTCGGATCTCAGAGACAGCATTTGCCAGCTCCCCTAA
- the ftsE gene encoding cell division ATP-binding protein FtsE: protein MIEMQDVWKTYPNGTHALQGVSVKIDRNEFVYIVGPSGAGKSTFMKLIYREETPTKGQISVGGFNIGKLKPRKIPYVRRNIGVVFQDFRLLPKLTAYENVAFAMEVIEAPKKVIKKRVNEVLDLVGLRSKANREPSQLSGGEQQRIAIARAIVNNPSVIVADEPTGNLDPETSWGIMQLLDEINFRGTTIVMATHNKEIVNKMRKRVLAIENGNIVRDQVRGDYGYEF, encoded by the coding sequence ATGATAGAAATGCAGGATGTATGGAAGACCTATCCGAACGGAACCCATGCGCTTCAAGGTGTATCCGTCAAGATTGACCGCAATGAATTCGTATATATCGTCGGACCGTCCGGCGCAGGTAAATCTACGTTTATGAAATTAATTTATAGAGAAGAAACACCGACCAAAGGGCAGATCTCTGTAGGCGGTTTTAATATCGGCAAGCTTAAGCCGCGCAAGATTCCTTACGTGCGCCGCAACATCGGCGTGGTGTTCCAGGATTTCCGGCTGCTGCCGAAGCTGACGGCTTATGAGAATGTCGCTTTTGCCATGGAGGTTATTGAAGCGCCGAAGAAGGTCATCAAGAAGCGGGTGAATGAGGTGCTGGACCTCGTCGGCCTGCGCAGCAAGGCAAACCGTGAGCCCTCACAGCTGTCAGGCGGGGAGCAGCAGCGGATCGCCATTGCCCGTGCCATCGTCAATAACCCCTCAGTTATTGTAGCGGACGAGCCTACAGGCAATCTGGATCCTGAGACCTCATGGGGAATTATGCAGCTCCTTGACGAAATCAACTTCCGCGGGACTACCATTGTCATGGCTACCCACAATAAGGAAATTGTCAACAAAATGCGCAAGCGGGTGCTGGCCATCGAGAACGGCAACATTGTCAGAGACCAGGTGAGAGGGGATTACGGTTATGAGTTTTAA
- the pilO gene encoding type 4a pilus biogenesis protein PilO, whose protein sequence is MEQINKYRSPIVLGLLILFLLLFAFFMLGLQPANQELKDQELQLSQLNEQNNLLESKIDERMADTSQEAEAAELLAQLPKGDNSEQLILDLRAIGSATGTRLKDIGFSVGEQNPIQVMTESSTVVYPTVKQLNMTAVVEGDYTGVNAWLLALQSLPRIVNVDSFTFQRSSAGGNGQGSSSIITANVSFTAYFEDAADTETENAPMAAGDPASTAYADN, encoded by the coding sequence GTGGAACAAATCAATAAATACCGTTCACCTATTGTGCTGGGCTTGTTAATTCTGTTTTTGCTGCTGTTCGCCTTCTTTATGCTGGGCCTGCAGCCGGCCAATCAGGAGCTCAAGGATCAGGAACTGCAGCTCAGCCAGTTAAATGAGCAGAACAATCTGCTGGAGAGTAAAATCGATGAGCGGATGGCTGACACTTCCCAGGAGGCAGAGGCAGCAGAACTGTTGGCCCAGCTTCCCAAAGGGGACAACAGCGAGCAGCTGATTCTGGATTTACGCGCCATCGGTTCCGCTACCGGAACCCGGTTGAAGGATATTGGCTTCAGCGTCGGCGAACAAAATCCGATACAAGTCATGACTGAATCCAGCACGGTGGTGTATCCTACGGTTAAGCAGCTTAATATGACGGCTGTCGTGGAAGGTGATTATACCGGCGTGAACGCCTGGCTGCTTGCACTTCAGTCACTGCCCCGCATTGTCAATGTCGACTCGTTCACGTTCCAGCGTTCGTCGGCGGGCGGCAATGGACAGGGAAGCTCAAGTATTATTACAGCGAACGTTTCGTTCACCGCCTACTTCGAAGATGCAGCGGATACGGAAACGGAAAATGCGCCAATGGCTGCCGGAGATCCTGCTTCTACTGCATATGCTGACAACTAA
- a CDS encoding M23 family metallopeptidase has product MKKIAAGLAVALLAVTLVGPSDGYAKKTSVAEIDQQLKKLQQEVQAAKAAQEKAEARNQEAQHYKNKTTLNLQYVLDQIAQVKGEMTTISGKIASTEESLNITAAELDDAEARVASREKLLESRVRLMYTDGAVSYLDVLLSSTSFSDFLDRADSLKMIVDQDQDLLEQHKQDKETVTAKKQELEGQYALAKQLYTDLESQRSVLKEKEAEKQELIAYYDEEIEQTDILSAEQDAKLVQLASERSTLEKQKNQIKAEEAARRAAAAKAAAAKAEAARKAAAAAKAKAKASSSSVSSADSGYSGGDGPFLMPVGSARISSGYGKRTHPVTGEVGKMHTGVDFAVPQGTSIHAADSGTVLVSEWWSGYGYCVIIDHGGGVWTLYGHIREGGLKVSVGQKVDRGQIIAESGSTGRSTGPHLHFEVRVDGRTVNPMPYL; this is encoded by the coding sequence TTGAAGAAGATTGCCGCCGGACTGGCTGTTGCATTGCTTGCTGTCACTTTAGTAGGTCCCTCTGACGGATATGCCAAGAAGACAAGTGTTGCTGAAATCGACCAGCAGCTGAAGAAGCTGCAGCAAGAGGTGCAAGCAGCCAAAGCAGCACAGGAAAAAGCCGAGGCCCGCAATCAGGAGGCCCAGCACTACAAGAATAAGACTACATTGAATCTCCAGTACGTACTGGATCAGATCGCCCAGGTAAAAGGTGAGATGACCACCATTTCCGGTAAAATTGCCAGCACGGAAGAATCGCTGAATATTACAGCAGCCGAGCTGGATGATGCAGAGGCAAGGGTAGCTTCCCGTGAGAAGCTGCTGGAGTCACGCGTAAGACTGATGTATACCGACGGTGCAGTGTCTTATCTGGATGTGCTGCTGTCTTCGACCAGTTTTTCCGATTTTCTTGACCGGGCGGATTCGCTCAAAATGATCGTAGATCAGGATCAGGATCTGCTGGAACAGCACAAGCAGGACAAAGAGACAGTGACCGCAAAGAAGCAGGAGCTCGAAGGGCAATATGCCCTGGCCAAGCAGCTGTATACTGATCTGGAATCCCAGCGCAGTGTGCTGAAGGAGAAGGAAGCTGAGAAGCAGGAGCTTATTGCCTATTATGATGAAGAGATCGAGCAAACCGATATCCTCAGTGCAGAGCAGGATGCCAAGCTGGTGCAGTTAGCCAGCGAACGTTCCACGCTCGAGAAGCAGAAGAATCAGATCAAAGCGGAAGAGGCTGCACGCAGAGCAGCAGCGGCCAAAGCAGCGGCAGCCAAGGCGGAAGCGGCGCGGAAAGCAGCTGCAGCAGCCAAAGCTAAGGCTAAAGCTTCAAGCAGCAGTGTAAGCTCGGCAGATTCGGGCTACTCCGGCGGGGATGGACCTTTCCTGATGCCTGTAGGCTCCGCGCGCATCTCTTCGGGCTACGGCAAGCGGACGCATCCTGTAACCGGTGAAGTCGGCAAAATGCATACCGGTGTCGACTTTGCAGTTCCGCAGGGTACCAGCATCCATGCAGCCGATTCAGGTACAGTGCTTGTATCGGAATGGTGGAGCGGGTACGGGTACTGCGTTATTATTGACCACGGCGGCGGCGTATGGACACTGTACGGCCACATTCGTGAGGGCGGTCTGAAAGTAAGCGTGGGCCAGAAGGTAGACAGAGGCCAGATCATTGCCGAATCAGGATCCACAGGACGGTCTACAGGACCGCATCTGCACTTCGAAGTACGGGTGGACGGCAGAACCGTTAATCCGATGCCTTACCTGTAA
- the ftsX gene encoding permease-like cell division protein FtsX has translation MSFKTFLRHVREGFKNVFRNGWMSVASITSIIVSLFVLGVFILLVLNVNSIADKADSQVQINVHLTLNTEQAMRETVQTEIGNMPEVSKVEFVSKEQGLEEFREDMGPDAAELLEGFDVDNNPLPDKLLVEVVEPTTVPFVAEKIENLNNIHEEQPIYKVNYGKGSVETLFKITKAVRNIGFIFVAGLALVSMFLISNTIRVTILARRKEIGIMKLVGATNYFIRWPFFIEGALIGLIGSLITSGMLYLGYNSLSSSVKGDPMLGLQLVPFADIWIMLVGLLVGLGVLIGVWGSTVSIRKFLKV, from the coding sequence ATGAGTTTTAAAACCTTCTTGCGGCATGTGCGGGAAGGCTTCAAAAACGTATTCCGCAACGGCTGGATGTCGGTGGCTTCCATCACGTCCATCATCGTCTCTCTTTTCGTGCTGGGTGTATTTATACTGCTTGTGCTTAATGTGAATTCCATAGCGGACAAGGCGGACAGCCAGGTGCAGATCAATGTGCATCTGACGCTGAACACCGAACAGGCTATGCGTGAAACGGTGCAGACTGAAATCGGGAACATGCCGGAGGTCAGCAAAGTCGAGTTTGTCTCCAAAGAGCAGGGGCTTGAAGAGTTCCGTGAAGATATGGGGCCGGATGCGGCCGAGCTGCTGGAAGGCTTTGACGTAGATAATAATCCGCTGCCGGACAAGCTGCTGGTGGAGGTTGTAGAACCTACTACGGTACCGTTCGTGGCTGAAAAAATAGAAAACCTCAACAACATCCACGAAGAACAGCCGATCTATAAAGTCAATTACGGCAAGGGTTCGGTGGAGACGCTGTTCAAGATTACGAAGGCTGTGCGCAATATCGGGTTTATTTTTGTCGCAGGACTCGCACTGGTGTCGATGTTCCTGATTTCCAACACGATCCGTGTAACGATTCTGGCCCGCCGTAAGGAGATCGGCATTATGAAGCTGGTAGGGGCGACGAATTATTTTATCCGCTGGCCGTTTTTTATTGAAGGTGCGCTGATCGGCCTGATCGGATCATTAATTACATCGGGGATGCTGTACTTAGGCTACAACAGCCTGTCCTCATCCGTGAAAGGTGATCCGATGCTGGGCCTGCAGCTTGTACCTTTTGCAGATATCTGGATTATGCTGGTCGGGCTGCTGGTCGGCCTCGGCGTGCTGATCGGTGTATGGGGCAGTACCGTATCGATCCGCAAGTTCCTGAAGGTGTAA